The Clostridia bacterium genomic interval GAGTACAGGCGTTTACTGGAAGCCTGTACTCTCGATGGCCACGTGGGTTACGCCGCGTTCTTCCAGCCAGTCAGCCAGTTCCAGGAGGTGAACAGTCATGGTGCCAAAGCTCCTGAGTTCCTTGCCTTCCGGGGTGATAACGCAGGCAACCAGATTCCGCTTGTGAACGTCTATACCGCAGCACCGCTCGTAAACAACCTGCATGAGGTTCACCCCCTGTACATTTCCGGGCAGAAGGCGCAGCGGCTGTGCACCTTGAAATTCTACCCTACGTGCTCACCCCAGAAGGCGGCAACACTCAGTGGTGCTCCAAACCGCCGGATCCGTCTGCTAGTCGGGCTTATAGCACCAGCCAGTGTCGATCTCCTTGCGCCAGCTGCCCAAAGGAATACTTCGACGCCAGCGCCCTTTTTCATTGCCTGTGGTGCGGCATTCTGCAGCATGGGGGGGGTCTGCTAGGGCTCCACCTGGTAGCGCAGCGGCAGGCCGCCGCCCACGTGAATCTGGCCGGCGGTGACGAAGCTAGAAAGGTCCGAGGCCAGAAACAGGGCTACCGAGGCGATGTCTTCCGGCATCCCCACCCGCTTCATGGGTACCACCTGGCCCAGCTCCCGGAAGAAGTCGTCTTTGTCGACGCCGGGCGGGATATTGCAGTCCCAAAGCTCGGTCCTCACCGGACCGGGGAGAATGGCGTTAATGCAGATCCCGTAAGGCGCATACTCCAAGGCGATATCGTTGGTCAGGCCCAGCACCCCGGCCTTAGAGGCGGCGTAATGGGCCATGGGTAGCGCGGGCGCGACCGCGTTGCCGGAAGAGATGTTAATGATCTTGCCGTAGCCGCGCTCCTGCATGTGAGGCAGCACCGCCTGGCAGGTAAGAAAAACGCCCTTGAGGTTGACGGCGATGGTCTTGTCCCACTCCTCCTCGGGGATCTCCGCAAAACGCCGGGAGGGAGGGCCGAAGGCGGCATTGTTCACCAGAATATCGATCTGGCCGAACTCCCGCAGTACGGTTCCCACCATTTCCTTGACCTGCCGGCTATCGGAAACGTCGCACCTCATGGCTAGGGCCCGGTGGCCCCGTCCCGCCAGCTCCGCCGCCGCG includes:
- a CDS encoding SDR family oxidoreductase; its protein translation is MLLENRVAIVTGAARGIGKAIARRFAEEGGAVALVDLQDQEAQAAAAELAGRGHRALAMRCDVSDSRQVKEMVGTVLREFGQIDILVNNAAFGPPSRRFAEIPEEEWDKTIAVNLKGVFLTCQAVLPHMQERGYGKIINISSGNAVAPALPMAHYAASKAGVLGLTNDIALEYAPYGICINAILPGPVRTELWDCNIPPGVDKDDFFRELGQVVPMKRVGMPEDIASVALFLASDLSSFVTAGQIHVGGGLPLRYQVEP